The Dictyoglomus sp. NZ13-RE01 sequence ATGGCGGATAAAATTTCCTCATCAAATCTAAGAACAGGAGAATCTATACTATTATAAACAACGTTTTGGACCATTGTATTTATTCTTTCTCTATGAGTTTTTCCCAGAATATTAATTACATTCTTAGGAATTTCTTCTTCTTTTATAACTCCAGCACGTAAGGCATCATCTAAATCATGATTTAAGTATGCAATAACATCTGAAACTCTTACAACTTCACCCTCTAAGGTTTCTGAAATTTTTTGAGAATAGCAAACTCTTAAATCCACTTGTCCCTTTGTGTGTTGAAGTATTCCTTCTCTAACTTCCCATGTTAAATTTAGTCCCTTCCCATCTCTTTCAATCTTATCCACTACTCTTAAGCTTTGTTCCGCATGAGAAAAACCTTTTAGATTAAAACTTTTTGCAATATCATCCAGAACCTTTTCACCCATATGCCCGAAAGGTGTATGCCCCAAATCATGCCCCAAAGCGATAGCCTCTGTGAGGTCCTCATTTAGAAAAAGAGCTCTTGAAATTGTTCTTGCAATTTGAGCAACCTCTAAAGTATGAGTAAGTCTTGTTCTGTAATGATCTCCTTCAGGTGCTAAAAAAACTTGAGTCTTATGTTTTAATCTTCTAAAAGCCTTCGAGTGAATTATTCTATCTCTATCCCTTTGAAAACATGTTCTTATAGGGCATTCTTCCTCAGGGATTAACCTCCCCTTAGAGTTTATACTAAGGGTTGCGTAAGGAGAAAGTAAAATTTTTTCTTTTTCTTGTAATTTTTCTCTAATTAACATTAGTAAGGGGAAGAGAAGAGCCTCTTCCCCTCTTCTTCCACCTCTTTAAACAGTTCTATCTATAAAACTCATTTGCTTTTGATATTTAAGAGTTGCATGTGCAGCTGCAAGTCTTGCAATTGGTACTCTAAATGGTGAACAGCTTACATAGTTTAGACCAATCAAATAACAGAACTCAATAGACTTTGGATCTCCACCTTGTTCTCCACAGATTCCAACCTTAAGGTCTGGTCTTGTGGATCTTCCTTTTTCAACTGCCATCCTCATTAGTGTACCAACACCTTCAGTATCTAAGTGTTCAAAAGGATCCTCCTCAATATAACCTTTCTCTCTGTATTTTCCTAAGAATTTACCCTCTGCATCATCTCTACTGAAGGCAAAGGTCATCTGAGTTAAATCGTTAGTACCAAAGGAGAAGAACTCTGCAGTTTCCGCCAACTTATCTGCAATAATTGCTGCACGAGGTACTTCAATCATTGTACCAACCTTGTATTCAATATTAACTCCACTCTTTTCAAGAACTTCTTTTGCAATTCTATGGATCATATCCCCAAGAATCTTCATTTCCGACTCAAGAGCTACAAGAGGTATCATAATCTCAGGTTTTACTGGAAGTCCTTCCTTAGCAACAGCCACAGCAGCTTCCATTATTGCTCTTATCTGCATCTCGAAAATCTCAGGATAAATCATTCCTAATCTACAACCTCTGAACCCCATCATTGGGTTAAACTCATGCAATCTCTTAACAACTTCAAGGAGTTTTTGCTTTTCTTCTAACTCTTTTCCTGTAACTCCTTTTGCCTTCATTAACTCAACTTCTACAGTTAAATCTATTAGAGGTGGTAGGAATTCATGAAGAGGTGGGTCTATTAATCTTATCGTAACTGGTCTACCCTGCATTGCCTTAAATAGACCAATAAAGTCTTCTCTTTGAACAGGTAATAATTTATCAAGTGCTTTTCTTCTTTCTTCTTCAGTTTCCGCAAGAATCATTTCTTGTACTAATGGTAGTCTGTTACCTAAGAACATGTGTTCAGTTCTTGCAAGTCCAATTCCCTCTGCACCGTATTCAAAGGCTTTTTGAGCATCTTCTGGAGTATCTGCATTGGCTCTAACTCCAATCTTTCTTACCTCATCAGCCCAAGAAAGAAGCTCTTTTAATTCATCACTCAAAGTAGGTGGAATCATTGGTACCTCACCTAAAATAACCTCTCCTGTACTTCCATCTATGGTAATAATGTCCTCTTTCTTCACTACCATATCTCCAACCCTGAATTCTTCCTTTTCCAAGTCAATTCGGATTGACTCACAACCAACTACTGCAGGTTTTCCCATTCCTCTTGCTACAACAGCAGCGTGGCTTGTCATTCCACCTCTACTTGTTAATACACCTTGAGCTGCAGCAAGTCCACCAATATCATCAGGTGTTGTTTCTGGTCTTACGAGAATAATTTTTTCTCCTTCTTTACCTCTCTTCTCAGCCTCACGAGAAGAGAATACTACTTTTCCTGTAGCAGCACCTGGAGATGCTGGAAGCCCCTTAGCAATAACTTTCTTAGGTGCATTAGGATCAATTTGAGCATGTAATAATTGGTTAATTTGTTCTGGTGATACCCTGAGAAGTGCTTCTTCCTTAGTTATTAATCCCTCTTTTGCCATATCAACAGCAATCTTTACTGCCGCTCTTGCTGTTCTCTTTGCATTCCTTGTTTGAAGCATATATAATTTTCCTCTTTCAATAGTAAACTCTATATCTTGTACATCTCTATAATACTTCTCTAATAGATCCCTTACCTCAAGTAATTGTTTATATACTTCTGGCATTTCTTCTGCTAATTTTGAAATTGGGCTTGGAGTTCTAATTCCTGCTACAACATCTTCTCCTTGTGCATTAGTTAAATACTCACCATAAAATTCTTTCTCACCAGTAGATGGGTTTCTTGTGAAGGCAACTCCTGTACCACTATCATTACCCATATTACCGAAGACCATTGTAACAATATTTACCGCAGTACCAAGGGTGTGTGGAATATTGTGTAATTCTCTATATTTTATAGCTCTCTCATTATTCCATGAATCAAATACTGCTCTAATTGCCATTTCTAATTGCTGATAAGGGTCTTGAGGAAAATCTTTTCCAGTTTCCTTCTTTACAAGCTCCTTGTAAGCCTCTACTACTTTCTTTAGAGTTTCAGCAGTAAGTTCACTATCTAATTTTACTCCCTGTTCTTCTTTATAATGGTCTAAAATCTCTTCAAATTTCTCATGAGGAATTCCAAGTACTACATTACCAAACATTTGAATAAATCTTCGATATGAATCATAAGCAAATCTTTCATTATTACTTGCTTTTGCCAACCCTTTTACAGTTTCATCATTTAAGCCAAGATTTAAAATAGTATCCATCATGCCAGGCATTGATATAGGAGCACCAGATCTTACAGACACTAAAAGTGGGTTATTGGGGTCCGCAAATTTCTTACCAGTTTTCTCCTCAAGTTTCTTCATTGCAGAAAGAACTTCATCCATTAAGCCATCGGGAAGCCTTCTACCGAGCTCTTGATACTCTTTACAAACCTCAGTTGTAATGATGAAACCCGGAGGTACAGGCAAACCTGCCTTTGTCATATCCGCCAAACCTGCACCTTTACCTCCAAAAAGATTCCTATTCTTTCCATCAGCTTCTTCAAATAAATATACTCTCTTCTTTTTTTCCATTCTTTCTCCTCCCAACCTTATAATTTTTATATCTTTTCAATTATATCATAAAGCTTTTGGATTTTATTTTAATAAAACTTTAAACTTTAGTTATTTTGCTCCAATCTATTACTTCCCAAAATATATTTTTTATCAACATTATTAAAGTTAACCTATTTCTTTTCTCCTCCTCATTAGGAGACATCACAAGAACATTATCGAAAAATCTATCTACTTGTTCACAAAGCTCTAATAGCTCTTTACTTTTCAAGAACTCTAAGTAATCATTAATAACGTTATATTTTTCTATTAGCTCTTGATATTTTTGATAAAGAGCTTTTTCCTCAATCTGTACCAATAAATTGGTATTAACAGAATTTGAAGGAGTGAAATCTTTTGGTATAATTCTTGCCAATCTATTTGCAGAAGTATAAATTTTACCAAATAGATCCATATCCTTTTGAAGTTCAATAACTGAGGATAATCTTTTCTTCACCTTATAAATAGGATCAAAACCCAAAGCTAAGACTCCATTTACTAAATCTACAGGATAATTTTTATCTATGAGAAAATTCCTTAATCTTTGAGTGAAAAATTCATCCGCTTTACCCC is a genomic window containing:
- a CDS encoding deoxyguanosinetriphosphate triphosphohydrolase yields the protein MLIREKLQEKEKILLSPYATLSINSKGRLIPEEECPIRTCFQRDRDRIIHSKAFRRLKHKTQVFLAPEGDHYRTRLTHTLEVAQIARTISRALFLNEDLTEAIALGHDLGHTPFGHMGEKVLDDIAKSFNLKGFSHAEQSLRVVDKIERDGKGLNLTWEVREGILQHTKGQVDLRVCYSQKISETLEGEVVRVSDVIAYLNHDLDDALRAGVIKEEEIPKNVINILGKTHRERINTMVQNVVYNSIDSPVLRFDEEILSAMEELRKFLYDTLYVNPQVKSENKRVELLITGLFEYFYKNPNLLPYPFNQEDKVIGIIDYIAGMTDRYAIELFENIYIPKPWRFF
- a CDS encoding pyruvate, phosphate dikinase, which gives rise to MEKKKRVYLFEEADGKNRNLFGGKGAGLADMTKAGLPVPPGFIITTEVCKEYQELGRRLPDGLMDEVLSAMKKLEEKTGKKFADPNNPLLVSVRSGAPISMPGMMDTILNLGLNDETVKGLAKASNNERFAYDSYRRFIQMFGNVVLGIPHEKFEEILDHYKEEQGVKLDSELTAETLKKVVEAYKELVKKETGKDFPQDPYQQLEMAIRAVFDSWNNERAIKYRELHNIPHTLGTAVNIVTMVFGNMGNDSGTGVAFTRNPSTGEKEFYGEYLTNAQGEDVVAGIRTPSPISKLAEEMPEVYKQLLEVRDLLEKYYRDVQDIEFTIERGKLYMLQTRNAKRTARAAVKIAVDMAKEGLITKEEALLRVSPEQINQLLHAQIDPNAPKKVIAKGLPASPGAATGKVVFSSREAEKRGKEGEKIILVRPETTPDDIGGLAAAQGVLTSRGGMTSHAAVVARGMGKPAVVGCESIRIDLEKEEFRVGDMVVKKEDIITIDGSTGEVILGEVPMIPPTLSDELKELLSWADEVRKIGVRANADTPEDAQKAFEYGAEGIGLARTEHMFLGNRLPLVQEMILAETEEERRKALDKLLPVQREDFIGLFKAMQGRPVTIRLIDPPLHEFLPPLIDLTVEVELMKAKGVTGKELEEKQKLLEVVKRLHEFNPMMGFRGCRLGMIYPEIFEMQIRAIMEAAVAVAKEGLPVKPEIMIPLVALESEMKILGDMIHRIAKEVLEKSGVNIEYKVGTMIEVPRAAIIADKLAETAEFFSFGTNDLTQMTFAFSRDDAEGKFLGKYREKGYIEEDPFEHLDTEGVGTLMRMAVEKGRSTRPDLKVGICGEQGGDPKSIEFCYLIGLNYVSCSPFRVPIARLAAAHATLKYQKQMSFIDRTV